One window of the Shewanella cyperi genome contains the following:
- a CDS encoding HD-GYP domain-containing protein: MLKEHNIAEVSVGMYVVEITAPKDKFRLRSQGWLESERVIEALRRKGVERLLIDGSKTRDAEPLVAQASTETQAAPLKKTVAPREVKTPKPATASAAVPGAGKSGSRGLAKEEIIKAKQVFDESKAIQKGLFHNAQHGLPLDMPSVNKITSESTEVIFNNPDALACVINIRKKDEYLLEHSVAVSVLMTMFAVYLKLDKDIIQQLAIGAYLHDVGKIMVPDAILNKPGKLSDAEFELMKSHASHSIAIMRKTPGLSPLSLEVAALHHEKLNGKGYPMGVSSEQISRYGRMISICDIFDALTANRCYKDGYSQVKAFNILRALAANNELDAELVDQFIRCMGVYPVGSVVQLESNRLAIVESRNAHDPIRPRVRPFYHISPKRFEVGEDIDLATVTDDLIVKCVRADDFNLDMQEILDLLAHEG; encoded by the coding sequence ATGCTTAAAGAACATAACATTGCAGAAGTCAGCGTCGGCATGTACGTCGTTGAAATCACCGCGCCAAAAGACAAGTTTCGTCTCCGCAGCCAGGGGTGGCTGGAGAGCGAACGTGTTATTGAGGCCCTAAGACGCAAGGGGGTGGAGCGGCTGTTAATCGATGGCAGCAAAACCCGCGACGCAGAGCCCCTTGTCGCTCAAGCGTCCACTGAGACCCAGGCGGCGCCGCTGAAAAAAACGGTCGCTCCCCGGGAAGTCAAGACGCCCAAGCCTGCCACTGCATCGGCAGCTGTGCCGGGTGCCGGAAAGAGTGGATCTCGCGGGCTGGCCAAGGAAGAGATCATCAAGGCCAAGCAGGTTTTCGATGAGTCCAAGGCCATCCAAAAGGGGCTGTTTCACAATGCCCAGCACGGCCTGCCGCTGGACATGCCCTCGGTGAACAAGATCACCTCTGAATCCACCGAGGTGATCTTCAACAATCCCGATGCCCTGGCCTGCGTAATCAACATCCGTAAAAAAGACGAATATTTGCTGGAACACTCGGTGGCGGTGTCGGTGCTGATGACCATGTTTGCCGTGTATCTGAAGCTGGACAAGGACATCATTCAGCAACTGGCCATAGGTGCCTATCTGCACGATGTGGGCAAGATAATGGTGCCTGACGCCATACTCAACAAACCCGGCAAGCTGAGCGATGCCGAGTTTGAGCTGATGAAGTCACACGCCAGTCACTCCATCGCCATCATGCGCAAAACCCCGGGCCTGAGCCCCTTGAGCCTGGAGGTGGCGGCGCTGCACCACGAGAAACTCAACGGCAAGGGTTATCCCATGGGTGTCAGCAGCGAGCAAATCAGCCGCTACGGCCGCATGATCAGCATCTGCGACATCTTCGATGCCCTGACTGCCAACCGCTGTTACAAGGATGGCTATTCCCAGGTGAAGGCCTTCAATATTCTGCGGGCGCTGGCGGCCAACAATGAGCTGGATGCCGAGTTGGTGGATCAATTCATCCGCTGCATGGGGGTCTATCCCGTGGGCTCTGTGGTGCAGCTGGAGTCAAACCGTCTGGCGATAGTGGAAAGCCGCAATGCTCACGACCCTATCCGTCCCAGGGTCAGACCCTTCTATCACATCAGCCCCAAGCGCTTCGAGGTGGGTGAGGACATAGATTTGGCTACCGTGACC
- a CDS encoding thioesterase family protein — protein MSQKADFSQCRSFSFPVQIYYEDTDFSGVVYHANFIKYFERAREQVIGADTLKQLWHQQGLGFAVYRCDMLCHDGVEFAEVVEVRTRFIIESKYRTLWQQEIWRPGGQKAAVSAYIEMVCMNQNRQLSPMTPRMLASLEALQLSV, from the coding sequence TTGAGTCAGAAAGCCGATTTCAGTCAGTGCCGCAGTTTCAGTTTCCCGGTACAAATCTACTATGAAGACACGGATTTTTCCGGAGTCGTCTACCATGCCAATTTTATCAAATACTTCGAACGCGCCCGCGAACAGGTGATTGGTGCAGATACCTTAAAGCAGTTATGGCACCAACAGGGGCTGGGGTTTGCGGTATACCGCTGTGACATGCTGTGCCATGATGGGGTCGAGTTTGCCGAGGTTGTCGAGGTCCGTACCCGCTTTATTATCGAGAGCAAGTACCGCACCCTGTGGCAGCAGGAAATTTGGCGCCCGGGAGGCCAGAAAGCGGCCGTCAGCGCCTATATAGAAATGGTATGCATGAATCAGAACCGGCAGCTGTCCCCCATGACACCCCGGATGCTGGCAAGCCTGGAGGCACTGCAGCTGTCTGTATGA
- a CDS encoding substrate-binding periplasmic protein, whose translation MRIIFLLFLSLLTQAVGANQTSLQLAAEDSWPPFADDAGRGLSHELIKRAFAKSGVKVDSLVVPYSRALMMAEKGQVDGVFNVARQQSTEDRFVFGATPLFVAKASFYEYRQRPLPARDKHLLPVGTVIGVMEGYEYGDEFASLKNLRLLEVSSQQQLINLLLCGRIQGAVMYDLVASQYLKRMGVEDEIVPAFANHESNIYLAFSRTLPAAAELAASLDAGLAELMRDGEYQQLLTELAQ comes from the coding sequence ATGCGCATCATTTTCCTCCTTTTTCTCTCTCTGCTGACCCAGGCTGTCGGCGCCAATCAAACCTCATTGCAATTGGCGGCGGAAGACAGTTGGCCCCCCTTCGCCGATGATGCCGGTCGCGGCTTGTCCCATGAACTTATCAAACGTGCCTTTGCCAAAAGCGGTGTTAAGGTCGACTCCCTGGTGGTGCCCTATTCCCGTGCCCTGATGATGGCCGAAAAAGGCCAGGTGGATGGGGTGTTCAATGTGGCCCGTCAGCAAAGCACGGAAGACAGGTTTGTATTCGGCGCAACGCCCTTGTTTGTGGCCAAGGCTTCCTTCTATGAATACCGCCAGCGTCCCCTGCCCGCCCGTGATAAACACCTGCTCCCCGTGGGGACTGTGATAGGGGTGATGGAAGGATATGAATACGGCGACGAGTTTGCCTCCCTGAAAAACCTGCGGTTGCTGGAGGTGAGCAGTCAGCAGCAGCTGATTAACCTGTTATTGTGCGGCCGCATTCAGGGGGCTGTGATGTACGATCTGGTGGCCAGCCAATACCTGAAGCGCATGGGGGTGGAGGACGAGATAGTGCCGGCCTTCGCCAACCATGAGAGCAATATTTATCTGGCCTTCTCCCGCACTTTACCCGCTGCTGCAGAGTTGGCCGCCAGTCTGGATGCGGGTTTGGCCGAGTTGATGCGCGACGGCGAATACCAGCAGTTGCTCACCGAATTGGCGCAGTAA